DNA sequence from the Caulobacter segnis genome:
CGAGTGCTGATCGAGGTCGCCGACGGCGGACCCGGCGTGCCCGAGGCCGATCTGGAGCGGATCTTCGAGAAGTTCTACCGCTCGCCCCGTTCGGCCGGCGCCAGCCAGGGCACGGGCCTGGGCCTTTCGATCGCGCGGGGCCTCGTCGAGGCGATGGGCGGTTCGATCGCGGCCGCCGGCCGCGCGGACGGCGCCCAGGGGCTGGTCGTCAGCCTGATCTTCCCGAGGATGTCCGCCTCATGACCACCGCCCAGATCCTGCTGGTCGACGACGAGCCGCAACTGGTGCGGGCCCTGACGCCGGCGCTCAAGGCGGCGGGCTACGCCGTGTCGGTCGCCGACGGCGGCCAGGCCGCCCTGGCCCACCTGGCGCGCGAGGGCTGCGACGCGGTGATCCTCGATCTTGGCCTGCCCGACATGGACGGCAAGGCGGTGATCACGCGCATCCGCGAATGGTCCGAGGTGCCGATCGTCGTGCTTTCGGCCCGAGACCTGGAGCAGGAGAAGATCGCCGCCCTCGATCTCGGCGCCGACGACTTCGTCAACAAGCCGTTCGGCGTCGGCGAACTGCTGGCGCGGCTGCGGGCGGCCATGCGCGGCCGCGACCGCCGCTTCTCGGCCCGCGCCCGCTTCCGGTGCGGCGACCTGGAGATCAACTTCGCCGACCGCCGCGTCTCGGTGCTGGGCGAGGAGGTCCGCCTGACGCCGCGCGAGTACGACCTGCTGCGCAGCCTGGCGCGCTACGCCGGCCGGGTGGTCACCCACCGCCAGCTGATGACCGCCGTCTGGGGCGCCGACGCCCAGGTCGACGCCCAGTTCGTCCGCGTGCTGGTCGGCCAGGTCCGCCAGAAGATCGAGGAGGAGCCGGCCTCGCCCCGGCTGCTGCTGACCGAGCCGGGGCTGGGCTATCGCCTGGCGCCCGAGGACGAGCCCTAGAAAGGATCCGAGAACCGCATGCAGACCGTCGAGATCGTCCTGGCGCTGCTGGCCGCCGTGGTGCTGAGCGGCGCGGCCGCGCGCTTCCTGCCGCTGGCCGTCCCCGCCCCGCTGGTCCAGATCGGCCTGGGCGCCCTGATCGCCCTGGTGACCAAGACGCCGGTGGCGCTGGATCCGCAGCTGTTCTTCCTGCTGTTCCTGCCGCCCCTGCTGTTCCTGGACGGCTGGCGCATTCCCAAGGACGACTTCTTCCGCGACCTGCCGGTGATCCTGGAGCTGGCCCTGGGTCTGGTGGTGCTGACCGTCGTGGGGGCGGGCCTGTTCATTCACTGGATGATCCCGGCCATGCCGGTGGCCGTCGCCTTCGCCCTGGCCGCCGTGATCTCGCCGACTGACCCGATCGCGGTGTCGGCCATCGCCCAGCGG
Encoded proteins:
- a CDS encoding response regulator, with the translated sequence MTTAQILLVDDEPQLVRALTPALKAAGYAVSVADGGQAALAHLAREGCDAVILDLGLPDMDGKAVITRIREWSEVPIVVLSARDLEQEKIAALDLGADDFVNKPFGVGELLARLRAAMRGRDRRFSARARFRCGDLEINFADRRVSVLGEEVRLTPREYDLLRSLARYAGRVVTHRQLMTAVWGADAQVDAQFVRVLVGQVRQKIEEEPASPRLLLTEPGLGYRLAPEDEP